The following DNA comes from Paraburkholderia sp. PGU19.
CGTATTGACGACAATCGACGCGATGTCGCCCGGTTGCGTCATCGCGTCGGGCGGCAGATCGGCGAGTCCGGCCGCCATGTCGGTGTTGACGAAGCCGGGACAGACGGCCGTTGCGCGCACGCCGTCGTCCCAGCCCGCACGCCGCACTGCGTGGGTCAACGCGATCACTGCGTGCTTCGACATCTGATAGCCGACGTTCAGATTCTTCACCCGCTTGCCCGACAGCGACGCGAGTTGCACGAAGCGTCCGTTGCCCGCGCGCCTCAGATGCGGCAACGCGGCCTGCGCGAGCCGGAAGGGCGCCTTCACGTTGATGTCGAGCGTTTCATCGAGCAGTTCGCTCGCGTCGTCGTCGAACGTGACCATCTTGCAGATGCCGGCGTTGCTGACCAGCACGTCCAGACGGCCGAAACGATCGACGGTCGCATTGACCCACTGGCGGGCGGCATGCCCGTCGCGCGCTTCGTAGGCGAACAGAAATGCGTCGAGGTCGTTATCGAACGATGACGGATCGCGCATGCCGAGCGACAGCCGATACCCGCGCCGATGCAACTCCAGCGCGATCTCCCGGCCGATCCCGCGATTCGCGCCTGACACCATCGCTACCTTGTCCATGTGATATTCCGCTGTCGATGTGATGTGCGGCGCTCAGAAGCCTGCGTCGATGGTGATTTTCGTGCCGTCGCTGAATCGTTCGAGGCGAAACGCGTGCGGATCGACGAGCGGCGTGTCGTTATTGACGAGGTCGGCCATCAGCTTGCCTGCTGCGGGTCCAATGCCGAACCCGTGGCCCGAGAACCCCGTGCCGATGAACAGCCCCGGCACACGCGCGGCGCTGGAGATGACGGGAATCGCATCGGGCGTCACGTCGATATAGCCCGCCCAGCGCTGCGCAATCTTCGCGCAGGCGAGATGCGGAAACGCCTTCACGAACTCGCGGAGCCCGTTATCGACATACGGCACGACGGGATCGGGATCGAGTGTGCGGATGGCTTCGAAGAGGGTGGGACGGTCGAGCGCCCAGCGACGCGGCCGCTTCAGCTCATCGAGAAAACGCTTGCCGACGCGGATCTGCAACGCGCCCATCTGGCTCTTCAGCGCCTCGATGTACTTGAAGAAGAGGCGGAACGCATCGGGCGTGAGGTCCGCGTGCGTGCGCAGACCATAGGCGACCGTGTAGCCGCCGTCGGCGCGCTTGCGAAATGCGAACTCCTCGTTGTTCGCGCTGCACGTCGGGCCGCCTTCGATCGGCTCGGTACGCAGCACCGAGGCGCGCGTCAGCAGTTGCGGCAGTTCGACGCCGAGATTGCCGCAGAAATAGCGCGTCCACGCGCCTCCCGCGACGACGACGGCATCGCAGCGGATCGTGCCGTGCTCGGTGACGACGGCGCTCACGTGTCCGCCGCTCGTTTCGATGCCACGTACGGCGCAAGGCGTGAGGATCTTGAGGCCTCGCTGGCGCAGCGCATTCGCGATGGCAGGCGCGGCTTTTTGCGGTTCCGCGCGCGCGTCGCCCGGCGTGTAGATGCCGCCCTTGAAACTGCGGGTCGAGCCGGGCAGCAGTCCGGCAATCGCCTGGGTATCGACTTCGCGCGTGTCGAATGCGTCGCCGGCAATCTGCCTCGCGCGCGCAAGCCAGTCGCGATGCCTCGCCAACGTCGCGTCGTCGTTCGATACATACAGAATGCCGCACTGATTGAAGCCCGTGTCGATGCCCAGCGTACGGTCGAGCGTGCGCCACAGCTTCAGGCTTTCGATGCTGAGCAGTAGCTCGCGCGGGTCGCGGCGCGTGACGCGCACCCAGCCCCAGTTGCGGCTCGATTGCTCGCCGGCGATGTGTCCTTTCTCGCACAGCGCGACCTGCAAGCCTTTGTCGCTCAGATACAGCGCAGTGGAAACACCGATGATCCCGCCGCCGATCACGACCACATCGGCGCGCTCGGGTAGCTGGATATCGTCAGCAACGGTGTCGACTTTCGGTCCCATGTTCGTGTATTGATCTGGATGGGTTCAAGGGCGGCGATCGGCGATGCCGGCTGCGGCGGCCTGCGTGTTTGCATGAGATTGCAGCGCTTCTTCTCGCCGCACGGCGCGCAGGCTGCGCGACGCCCGTTTGCCACCGCGCGCGCCGGGGTTCGAGAAACGGTTGGTCCAGCGGTCGATGTGATTGATCGCGTGCGTGAGCGGCACGGTGATCAGCAGATACACGACGCCGGCCGCGACGAGCGGCGACAGGTTCGCCGTATTGACAGCCGTGTTCTGCCCGATCGTGAAGAGATCGCGTTGCGACGTGAGCAGCCCGAGAAAGTAGACGAGGCTCGAATCCTTGACGATCGAAATGAACTGGTTGGCAAGCGCGGGCAGAATGCGCCGCACGCCCTGCGGCACGATGACATGCCGCATGCCGCTCCAGTACGTCATGCCGAGTGCCTGGCACGCATACATCTGGCCGCGCCCCACGCTCTGGATACCCGAGCGGAAAATCTCGGCGATATACGCGGACGAGATCAACGCGAGCGCGACGATCGCAAGGGGATAGGGGTTCGGCCCGAAGATCGACAGCCCGATGGGCGCCAGCCCCTGGCCAACCACGAGAATCACGAGCGCGGCGGGCAGGCCGCGAAACACGTCGATGAACACCTGCGCGGGAAACATCAGCCAGCGCGTGTTGGACACGGCCATCAGCGCCAGCACCATGCCCGCGACGATGCCCAGCACCGTCGAGAACAGCGACAGCACCAACGTGTTCACCAGGCCCGTGCCCAGCAGCGCCGGCAACGAATCGACCAGAAGCGGCCAGTCGAGGAAGTTCTGCAAAAAGGCGTCCATGTGCGCTCTCCGGGAGACGAAACGTGGTCGATGAAGTGCAACTGGCGTGCGGTGGCCACGCGGCTCAGGTGCCCGACTTCATTGCGTACGGCGGCAGGTCGGCAGGCTTCGGATAGCCGGGATGGAACTGCAGATAGAGCTTCATCCACGTGCCGTCGGCCACCAGTTCGCCGAGCGTCTTGTTGAGCGCGGTTTCGAGCTTGACGTTGCCCTTGTGAACGGGAAAGCCCGCCGGCAGATTGACCGCGGATATGTCGAGCTTGTCCGCAATGTTCATCTGCGGGTACTTGCCTTGCAGGCCTTCCACCAGTGTCTTGTCGACGAAGTAGCCGTCAATGTACTTGTTGCGCAGCGCGAGGAACCCCGCGTTCAGATTCGGAAAGCGCACGATCTGCGCACCGGGCAGATAGCTGTCCGAATACGTGTCTTCAATCGTGCCTTGCACGACGCCGATCCGCTTGCCCTTGACGGACGCAACGTCGTTCGAAATCGTGCTGTCCGGCAGGGTCGCGACGCTCAACAGGCCCGTCAGGTAGCCCTCGGAAAAGTCGACCATCTTGAGCCGTTCTTTCGTGATCGAAATGGAGCCGGCGGCGAGATCGATCTGCTGGTTCGCGACGCTCGGCAACAGGCCGGCGAAGTCCTGCGCGCGAAAGTCAGCGGACAGGCCGAGCTTGGCGGCAATTGCGCGAATCAGCTCGACATCGAAGCCTGTCATCTTGCCGTTATCGATGTACGAATAGGGCTTGTTGTTCGCGTCGACGCCGGCGACGATCTTGCCCGGCGTGAGCGTGCCCACGTCTTCCGCATGAGCGGCCGGTACGGCTGCGACGCATAGCGAAGCAGCCAGCGCGAGACTGCGTGCAAACTGAAGAAAACGCATCATGAGCTCCTCTCGAAAGGAACGGCGGTGAACGGAAAGGGAACAGCAGGGCGAACGCGGCGTGTGCCGCTCAATGCAGAATGCGCGACAGAAACTCGCGCGCACGCTCGGAGCGAGGGCGCGCGAAGAACCGTTCCTTCGTGTCGTCCTCGACGATGGTGCCGCGATCCATGAACAGGATGCGGTCGGCGACGCGCCTGGCGAAGCCCATTTCGTGGGTCACGCACAACATCGTCATGCCGTCGTGAGCGAGCGCGCTCATCACGTCGAGCACTTCGTTGACCATCTCCGGGTCCAGCGCGGAGGTCGGCTCGTCGAACAGCATCGCGACGGGGTCCATCGACAGCGCGCGGGCAATCGCCACACGCTGCTGCTGGCCGCCCGACAACTGCGTCGGGTACTTGTCTTCGTAATCGCGCAAGCCCACGCGCCGCAACAGCGAGCGTGCCTTGTCGGCTGCTTCGTCGCGGCTGCGTCCGAGCACCGTCATCTGCGCGAGCATCAGGTTGCGCCGCACGCTCAGATGCGGAAACAGCTCGAAATGCTGGAAAACCATCCCGACCTTCGCGCGCAACCGCGCAAGGTTTGCCGTATTCGCCGTCACGTCCACGCCGTCGACGACGATGCGGCCATCCTGCACAGGCTCGAGCCCATTGACCGACTTGATCAGCGTCGATTTGCCGGAGCCCGAAGGTCCGCAGATCACGACGACTTCGCCGCGTTCGATCGTCGCGGAGCAGCCGGCCAGCACGCGGTGCTCGCCAAACCATTTCGAAACATTATGCAGGTGGATCATCGGGGCTCCTCGTATCCAGTGACGCGATGAAGGTCAGGACAGTGCGACGCGCACGCGTCCGCGCCACAGGTCGTCGAGTTGATAGAGCGCGGTGCCGAGCGGTACGGCGATCTGACTGGCGATGCCCGCGCCGCTCAACGGAAATTCGCCTTCGCTGAAGGCGCCTGCGTCGCGATCCACGCGGAGCATATGCCGCGCGACGCGATGGCCCAGGTAGCTCATCAGCGCGACGCCATTGCCGTTGCAGCCGAGCGCGTAATGAATGCCGTCGTGCACGCCGATATGCGCGAGCTTGTCGCGCGTCATCGCGACGTAGCCTTTCCATGCGTGCGAGATGCGCACGTCGCGCAACGCTGGCCACAGTTGCAGCATCTTTCCGTACAGAAGGCGGGCCGCTTCGCGTTCGCTCAGTTCGCGGATCGCCGGGCGTGAGCCAAACAGCATCCGCGTACCGTCTGGAGACGGGCGCGTGTAGAACAGATTGCGCTTCGAATCGCTGATCATTCGCGCGCCGGGGTTGAGCGCGTGCATCAATCCGTCGGGCAGCGGTTCCGTCGCGATCTGATAGCTCGCGACGGGCAGCACGCGACGCGCGAAGAACGGCAGCAACGGGCCCGTGTAGCCGTTGGTCGCGACGAGGACATGGCGCGCGTCGAGCGAGCCTCGCGCCGTGTGTACGCGAAAGCGCACGCCGTCGGGTGCGTTGCTCGCGATCCGCTCGATACGTTCCGCTTGTGCGTGCGAATGGAGCGTCACGCCGCGCCGCCTTGCAAGCTCGCGCAGCGCGCGGTGATACTTGGCCGTATGCAGCCCGCCGTATTCATCGACGAGGATGCCGCCGTAGTAGTAATCCGAGCCGATCATCGCGCGCTGCGCGTCGCGCTCGATCACATGCACGGTGACGCCCGTTTTGTCCCGCAGCAACTCGCCCTGGCGACGCAACTGATCGAAATGACCGGGCGTGTAGGCGCCGAAAAAGCGGCCGGTGATCTTCAGATCCGCATCGAGCGATTCGTCGGCGACGAGGCGTTTCAGGTAATCGAAGCTTGCCATCGATTCGCGCATCAGCCGCACGAGCCGCTCGGCGGAGACGCCCGCGATCGCGTTCGTCAACGCCAGCTTCTGGCCGCTCGACACCATGCCGCCGCTGCGCGTGCTGCCGCCCGCGCCGATCTCACCCGCATCGAGGACGGCCACACGCGCGCCGTGGCTCGCCGCTTCCGCGGCCGCCGACAGCCCGCAATACCCGCTGCCGATAATCGCAATGTCCACCTGGCCGGGCAGCGGCGTCCGCGCGGTTTCGGGCGGCGCAGCGTCCCACCAGTATGGGTCGCATCGAAAGGCTTCATGGAACAGCAGGGAATCAGGGCGCATGAGCGTGACAGTTTCTGCGTAGTGAGGCCAGTCTAGGTTCGTGCGGCTTATCCGGTCAAATAGCGACAAAAAGGGCTTCTATTCATTTCTGATATGGCAAGCTAAGGTCTCTGTTCACGGCGAGCGGGCGGGAGAGGCGATGAATCAGAGGCAAATCGAGGCATTCCGGCTGGTCATGCTGCGCGGCTCGATGACGGCGGCAGCCGAAGAGCTTGGCACGTCGCAACCGAGTATCAGCCGGCTGATTGCGGAGCTGGAGACGGCGACGGGGCTCACGCTATTCGTGCGCAACGGCGGGCGTATCCACGCGACGGATGCGGGGAGCGCGTTCTATCGCGAAGTCGAGCGCAGTTTCGTTGGGCTGGAAAAGCTGGAGAACTCGGCACGCGAAATTCGCCAGTTGGGCAGTGGACGTCTGCGGATCGTTGCCGCGCCCGTGCTGGCGCTGTCCTTTCTGCCTGCCGTGATCGAGCAGTTTCTGGCAGCTTACCCGCGGGTGATTGTCTCGCTGGAGATGAGAAGCGAAGGGACGATCCAGCGGTGGGTGTCGTCGGCGTACTGTGACGTCGGCTTTGCGACGGCTACACCGGACGCGTTCGGCGTGACGAGTGCCGAGTTGTATCGTCTACCGGCGCAATGTGCGCTGCCCGCGCGGCATCCGTTGACTGCGCGAGACCGCATCGAAGCGGGCGATCTGCGCGGCGAGCGGCTGATCCTGCCATCGTATGCCGACGATACGCGCAGTCCGCTCGATCGCGTTTTGCGGGCCGCTGGCGCCGGCCAGGTGCCAGCGATCGAAACACCGTATGGCGCCACGATATGCGCGCTCGTTTCGCGCGGGCTTGGGATTGGGATTGTGAATCCGCTTGCAGCAATCGATAGCAATCCGAAGCGCATCGTGTTTCGGCCTTTTGTGCCCCAGATCATGTTTCGCGGGTTCACGCTGTGTCCGCAGTTGCAGCAGCCGAATCCTGTGGTTCAGATTTTTCTTGATCTGGTTCGCACGATGATGGCGGATGAGATCGATGCGTCAGGCGGCGATGGGCATATGAGCCGTCCTGCATCGCGCGCGAGGAAAGCATCGCCGTTATCGAGTATCGAGACGAAGACACGATGAGCGAGCGGGTCTGATTTATGCGTCATGTTATGACATAAGAACATTCACTGATATAACCATTGGAACCTCTCGCAGTACGAACTGTCGGTTAACCATATCGCCCTTTTCAGGAGGTGCGAAATGACTACGGAATCCTCAGGAGCCACGCTCCTTTCCGACAGCGACGCCCGCCAGCAATTGCGCCGGGCCGTCATCGCCAGCACGATCGGCACGACGATCGAATGGTATGACTTCTTCCTCTATAGCACCGTCACTGGCCTCGTTTTCGCGAAGCTCTACTTTCCGCAATCCGATCCGCTCGTCGGCACGTTGCAGGCGTTTCTGATCTACGCAGTGGGTTTCATTGCGAGGCCGGTCGGCGCGGCCATCTTCGGGCATTACGGCGACCGTATCGGGCGCAAGGCGACATTGATCGTTACGCTGCTATTGATGGGGCTTGCCACCTTCGCGGTGGCGTTTGTTCCGACGTATGCGACGATCGGCATCTGGGGCGCGGTGTTGCTGACGGTGCTGCGTTTCATCCAGGGCGTGGGCGTGGGCGGCGAGTGGGGCGGTTCGGTGCTGATGTCGATGGAATGGGCGCGTACCAATGCGCATCGCGGCTTCGTCGCATCGTGGCCGCAGTTCGGCGTGCCTGCGGGTTTGTTCATCGCGAACCTTGCGGTGCTGGCGATGAGCCAGATATCGGGCAGTGCCTTTCTGACGTGGGGATGGCGTGTGCCGTTCTTTCTTAGCATCGTGCTGGTCGCGATCGGCTTGTATATCCGGCTGAATATTCTGGAGACGCCGATATTCGCGCGGCTTCTGGCCGAGCGGAAGATCGAGAAGGCGCCGACGCTCGAGGTGATACGCCGCCAACCGAAGGACATTCTTCTTTCCGCGTTCGCGCGTATGGCAGAGCAGGCGCCGTTTTATATCTTCACTGCTTTCGTCTTTACATATGGTGTCACGACGTTGGGCGTTTCTCGCGACCTGTTGCTGATGGCCGTGCTTGCCGCTTCCGTACTGGAGTTCGTGACGATTCCGCTATTCGGGCACGTGTCCGATGTGATCGGGCGAAAGCGGATGTATATGATCGGCGCGGCTATCGTCGGTGTGTTCGGGTTTCTCTACTTTGCGATGGTTGATACGAGGAATCCTAATTGGGTGTTTGCGGCGATTGTTTTGTCGCTGGTGCCGCATTCGATGATGTATGGGCCGCAGGCTGCGATGATCGCTGAGTCGTTCACCGGAAGGTTGCGGTATAGCGGGGCGTCGCTGGGTTATCAACTCGCTTCGTTGATTGCGGGCGGGCCCGCGCCTTTGATTGCGACTGCGCTTGTTGCGTACTATCGCTCGGGTTATGCGATTGCGGTGTATGTGTTCGTGTGTGCGGTGGTCAGTCTGGTTGCGACTTCACGTCTGGGCGACTATACGAATAAGGATATTTCGCGTGAATATGATGATGCGAGGGGAATGGGGGATCATGGGCATCCGACGCCGGCTGGATGATGTTTGGTGTGGTTGAGTTTGGGTTGGCGTGTGTGGTTCGGTGGTTTTGACTTTGCGCTGGCATCCGCGTTTTGTTAGCGTGCTTCACGCGTCGCCCCTGTGCGGGGCGGCACCTACTTTTCTTTGCCGCCGCAAAGAAAAGTAGGCAAAAGAACGCGGCTAACACCGCCAGCTCGTGTTTTTGCCTGAGGGCCCCCACAGGGTCTTACGCTTCAAACGGCAGCATTTCTGTTCGCGTTCGTTGCCAACGTTTCGAATGACCGCCTCACCCGCTTCAAACACCCGAACAAGAGCTAGCGGGAGCGAATGATTTGCGCCGCCTAGGTGGCAAACTGTGTGTAGGTTGTCGCGGCGTACACGTTATCGCTCTTACACGGAGGCATGCGCGTGCTATCGGGTCCGGAGTGAAGCGTGTGTGTCGCTACGGCCTGCACACAGTTTGCCGCCTGGGCGGCCGGG
Coding sequences within:
- a CDS encoding SDR family NAD(P)-dependent oxidoreductase, translated to MDKVAMVSGANRGIGREIALELHRRGYRLSLGMRDPSSFDNDLDAFLFAYEARDGHAARQWVNATVDRFGRLDVLVSNAGICKMVTFDDDASELLDETLDINVKAPFRLAQAALPHLRRAGNGRFVQLASLSGKRVKNLNVGYQMSKHAVIALTHAVRRAGWDDGVRATAVCPGFVNTDMAAGLADLPPDAMTQPGDIASIVVNTLELPNTASMAELLINCRHEDML
- a CDS encoding FAD-binding oxidoreductase yields the protein MGPKVDTVADDIQLPERADVVVIGGGIIGVSTALYLSDKGLQVALCEKGHIAGEQSSRNWGWVRVTRRDPRELLLSIESLKLWRTLDRTLGIDTGFNQCGILYVSNDDATLARHRDWLARARQIAGDAFDTREVDTQAIAGLLPGSTRSFKGGIYTPGDARAEPQKAAPAIANALRQRGLKILTPCAVRGIETSGGHVSAVVTEHGTIRCDAVVVAGGAWTRYFCGNLGVELPQLLTRASVLRTEPIEGGPTCSANNEEFAFRKRADGGYTVAYGLRTHADLTPDAFRLFFKYIEALKSQMGALQIRVGKRFLDELKRPRRWALDRPTLFEAIRTLDPDPVVPYVDNGLREFVKAFPHLACAKIAQRWAGYIDVTPDAIPVISSAARVPGLFIGTGFSGHGFGIGPAAGKLMADLVNNDTPLVDPHAFRLERFSDGTKITIDAGF
- a CDS encoding amino acid ABC transporter permease, yielding MDAFLQNFLDWPLLVDSLPALLGTGLVNTLVLSLFSTVLGIVAGMVLALMAVSNTRWLMFPAQVFIDVFRGLPAALVILVVGQGLAPIGLSIFGPNPYPLAIVALALISSAYIAEIFRSGIQSVGRGQMYACQALGMTYWSGMRHVIVPQGVRRILPALANQFISIVKDSSLVYFLGLLTSQRDLFTIGQNTAVNTANLSPLVAAGVVYLLITVPLTHAINHIDRWTNRFSNPGARGGKRASRSLRAVRREEALQSHANTQAAAAGIADRRP
- a CDS encoding transporter substrate-binding domain-containing protein encodes the protein MRFLQFARSLALAASLCVAAVPAAHAEDVGTLTPGKIVAGVDANNKPYSYIDNGKMTGFDVELIRAIAAKLGLSADFRAQDFAGLLPSVANQQIDLAAGSISITKERLKMVDFSEGYLTGLLSVATLPDSTISNDVASVKGKRIGVVQGTIEDTYSDSYLPGAQIVRFPNLNAGFLALRNKYIDGYFVDKTLVEGLQGKYPQMNIADKLDISAVNLPAGFPVHKGNVKLETALNKTLGELVADGTWMKLYLQFHPGYPKPADLPPYAMKSGT
- a CDS encoding amino acid ABC transporter ATP-binding protein, which encodes MIHLHNVSKWFGEHRVLAGCSATIERGEVVVICGPSGSGKSTLIKSVNGLEPVQDGRIVVDGVDVTANTANLARLRAKVGMVFQHFELFPHLSVRRNLMLAQMTVLGRSRDEAADKARSLLRRVGLRDYEDKYPTQLSGGQQQRVAIARALSMDPVAMLFDEPTSALDPEMVNEVLDVMSALAHDGMTMLCVTHEMGFARRVADRILFMDRGTIVEDDTKERFFARPRSERAREFLSRILH
- a CDS encoding FAD-binding oxidoreductase, whose protein sequence is MRPDSLLFHEAFRCDPYWWDAAPPETARTPLPGQVDIAIIGSGYCGLSAAAEAASHGARVAVLDAGEIGAGGSTRSGGMVSSGQKLALTNAIAGVSAERLVRLMRESMASFDYLKRLVADESLDADLKITGRFFGAYTPGHFDQLRRQGELLRDKTGVTVHVIERDAQRAMIGSDYYYGGILVDEYGGLHTAKYHRALRELARRRGVTLHSHAQAERIERIASNAPDGVRFRVHTARGSLDARHVLVATNGYTGPLLPFFARRVLPVASYQIATEPLPDGLMHALNPGARMISDSKRNLFYTRPSPDGTRMLFGSRPAIRELSEREAARLLYGKMLQLWPALRDVRISHAWKGYVAMTRDKLAHIGVHDGIHYALGCNGNGVALMSYLGHRVARHMLRVDRDAGAFSEGEFPLSGAGIASQIAVPLGTALYQLDDLWRGRVRVALS
- a CDS encoding LysR substrate-binding domain-containing protein, whose translation is MNQRQIEAFRLVMLRGSMTAAAEELGTSQPSISRLIAELETATGLTLFVRNGGRIHATDAGSAFYREVERSFVGLEKLENSAREIRQLGSGRLRIVAAPVLALSFLPAVIEQFLAAYPRVIVSLEMRSEGTIQRWVSSAYCDVGFATATPDAFGVTSAELYRLPAQCALPARHPLTARDRIEAGDLRGERLILPSYADDTRSPLDRVLRAAGAGQVPAIETPYGATICALVSRGLGIGIVNPLAAIDSNPKRIVFRPFVPQIMFRGFTLCPQLQQPNPVVQIFLDLVRTMMADEIDASGGDGHMSRPASRARKASPLSSIETKTR
- a CDS encoding MFS transporter is translated as MTTESSGATLLSDSDARQQLRRAVIASTIGTTIEWYDFFLYSTVTGLVFAKLYFPQSDPLVGTLQAFLIYAVGFIARPVGAAIFGHYGDRIGRKATLIVTLLLMGLATFAVAFVPTYATIGIWGAVLLTVLRFIQGVGVGGEWGGSVLMSMEWARTNAHRGFVASWPQFGVPAGLFIANLAVLAMSQISGSAFLTWGWRVPFFLSIVLVAIGLYIRLNILETPIFARLLAERKIEKAPTLEVIRRQPKDILLSAFARMAEQAPFYIFTAFVFTYGVTTLGVSRDLLLMAVLAASVLEFVTIPLFGHVSDVIGRKRMYMIGAAIVGVFGFLYFAMVDTRNPNWVFAAIVLSLVPHSMMYGPQAAMIAESFTGRLRYSGASLGYQLASLIAGGPAPLIATALVAYYRSGYAIAVYVFVCAVVSLVATSRLGDYTNKDISREYDDARGMGDHGHPTPAG